Within the Gracilinema caldarium DSM 7334 genome, the region AAGACAGTCCCAGAATATTTGCGGTATATAGGGAATATAAAAAATGGGGTCGTATCGTGGGAGTCCACTCGGTGGGAAACCTAAATGCCCTGGTTTCTAGCAGAAAAATCCGCGAGTTCATCCAAATTGCTGAGGCCTTCCAGCAGAAAAAACTTGCAGAAATTGCGGACTCCATTTATGAAAAACGGGAATCGGTTAAGGTTATTCTTATAGCCGGCCCTTCTAGCTCAGGAAAAACAACAACCGCCAAACGGCTCGTCATTCAGCTACGGGTTCTAGGCTTAGATCCCATTCCGGTGAGTTTGGATGATTATTATGTAAACCATGACAGGACACCCCTTGACGAAGAAGGGAAGCCCGATTATGAATGTTTGGAAGCCCTGGATGTAGAATATCTTAATGAACAACTTGTTGATCTCCTTAAAGGTAAGGAAGTTGAAATTCCAAGTTACGACTTTAAAACCGGAATGCGCCGTGAGTCAGGGGGCAAAAAAATCCAGCTTGGCCGTCGCAGTGTACTCATCCTAGAGGGTATTCATGGACTTAATGATAAACTTACGAGCCACATAGACCGGGAACGAAAATTCAAACTCTATGTTTCAGCTCTGACCCAGCTCAACCTGGATGACCACAACCGTATACCAACAAGCGATAATCGTCTTATTCGCCGTATGGTTCGGGATTACCAGTTCAGAGGGAATTCAGCAGCAGGGACCATCCGGATGTGGCCCAGTGTCCAACGGGGTGAAAAAAAACATATATTTCCCTTCCAAGACACAGCTGATATAGCCTTTAATTCAGCCCTGGACTATGAGCTTGCGGTGCTCAAGGTCTATGCGGAGCCACTTCTGAAATCGGTAAAACCTACAATGCCTGAGTACTCTGAGGCGGTGCGACTCCTTGCATTTTTGGAAAATTTTGCCTCCATTCCGCCCCAGCTCGTACCAAGCCAGAGCATCCTGCGCGAATTTATAGGTGACAGTGAGTTTAAATATTAGGTAATGCGGAAGTAGCGCTCCCTTTCATTTTGCTATGAACCGTCTACAGTGTTTTTGCGGGCTCTGCTGCCAGGCGGCAGCCTCGCCCCGTTACGTTTGTTTAGTCTCCGTCTACCGTGTTTTTGCGGGCTCTGCTGCCGCTGGAAATATCGTCGACAATTTTTATTTCTTCTAAGGACAATTCATATTTATATTCTTTTTGTCGTTTTTCCTTTAATTTATCGAGAACCTTGCGATCTCGGGATGCGTCGAGATAGGCTTGCCGCTTTTCGGCAACCACAAGCTCCGCCCTGGCCGCAGCCTCAAGAAGGCTTTCCTTTGTTTTATCGAGCCTGAGAATATAAAGATCTGTAGCTTGAATTTGGGCTACCGTGCGGCCAGGGCGGAAGCGTTCAGCGGCAGCTTCGGCC harbors:
- a CDS encoding nucleoside kinase, with the protein product MNEIEVHFPNGKSIRTIYGTKVEGLLEHFDVLDCPIVAVKANNELLALSSRLEVNAVLEPVTLSSSEGTSMYRRSLSFLLAVATKALFPNRTLQVGHSLGHGYFYSFADEKKPTAEELTALYENMKSLVDKNIPIRFFYLSYADALDHFTKNNQTDTALLLEQQSKSMIPVNECNGFIDVCIAPLVPRTGLLTTFELLAYENGFLLRFPPSGCFTKLDTFEDSPRIFAVYREYKKWGRIVGVHSVGNLNALVSSRKIREFIQIAEAFQQKKLAEIADSIYEKRESVKVILIAGPSSSGKTTTAKRLVIQLRVLGLDPIPVSLDDYYVNHDRTPLDEEGKPDYECLEALDVEYLNEQLVDLLKGKEVEIPSYDFKTGMRRESGGKKIQLGRRSVLILEGIHGLNDKLTSHIDRERKFKLYVSALTQLNLDDHNRIPTSDNRLIRRMVRDYQFRGNSAAGTIRMWPSVQRGEKKHIFPFQDTADIAFNSALDYELAVLKVYAEPLLKSVKPTMPEYSEAVRLLAFLENFASIPPQLVPSQSILREFIGDSEFKY
- the fliJ gene encoding flagellar export protein FliJ → MKRFRFHLDKLLELRLYYEGEAELALAKAMGELQSIQNRLEQLAEERAEAAAERFRPGRTVAQIQATDLYILRLDKTKESLLEAAARAELVVAEKRQAYLDASRDRKVLDKLKEKRQKEYKYELSLEEIKIVDDISSGSRARKNTVDGD